The following nucleotide sequence is from Amia ocellicauda isolate fAmiCal2 chromosome 2, fAmiCal2.hap1, whole genome shotgun sequence.
ttattcacagaatacacaatattatgaatgtctctttatcctcagcatctgttcctgattcatttaaaatagctgtaataaaaccacttcttaagaaatccagtgccgacccaaaccaacttaaacactatcgacctctcaaaccttcccttcctttctaaggttctagagaaagtagttgcaaaccaactgcaagctttttcaaccgataatcatctttatgacgaacttcaatcaggcttccgttccggccatagtacagaaacggccctgttaaaagtattgaatgacgtgtttcagtcctccgatgTAGGGCACGccaagtgttattattttattagacttaagtgcagCTTTTGACACagtcgaccacaaaatcttgttacaccgcttagaaaaccgtattggcctatctcgcaatgtgctgtcatggtttaaatcatatctgtcaaacagactccaatatgtacagattaacgagaaccactcaaatttaactgaggttaagtacggagtcccacagggctcaatcctcggacctatacttttttcattgtacatgcgcCCTTTAGGCGAGATCATTCGACAACATAATATTAATGTCACCGCCTATGGGGGGCGTAGGGGCGACACGCTCACGCCACCTCTTTTGTTTGACGAGAGAGGACTTCGTTCACCCCCGTCAGTTCTCTCCCTGGGCAGGCTCGaccggaccccagaacaccaccacacgGAGGAAGTTCACAAAAAGTAACAATTCTATTTAGCtagaacagggcatgaagactgtactaCCACAGAACCTTAGGAATTTGGCATGCATGCAATTCTAAAGCCtatattaaaatgcctttaataaaatgggcacaaaacactaaaaaccctacccagaataacaaagaaaagaaaaagactaaATAGAATAAATTAAATCCAAGTTCccaatataaaatacagaaagcAACGACAGGGTTTTACAGTCTCTTCTGTTCACAATAGGCGACACCACACGGAAGAATCCCCCTTCCTCTCGGAGGAAACACAAGTCTCTCTGCAGCTGGGTTGGAACCCCGtcggccaactgggaccccaacaACTGCAGGTAGGAACAAGTATTAGCAAGTCTCAGATTGTGCCCCTCCACAAAGCAAACCGGCAGAGGAGATCAACAAAGTCTTAATAAAGAAATTTCAACCTCCACGGCGTGTGGCTTCCCTTTTCCAATTATTCCcttctaaataaatacaaccgGGTACTTAACGCTCCGTAGCATGTGCTGTCATCTCCAGCAATCCAATGTCCGTCGTCACAGGTAAAAGCGACCAATGAGAAGCGTGCAGGTTAGTCCATGTGTGAATGTAGTCCGGCAGCTTGCGCTTGGTAACAAAAGcgattaatcaattaaaccaATAATCAACCCAAATACCAAATTAACCATAGgaatagaaacaataaggaagtaaaaagaacatatttcataaataaaacaatcgtgaATAATGAACACAGCgcacaaaacaataattaagtgaaaggagtgacaataaataaataaatagaacataagaacataagaaagtttacaaacgagagaaggccattcgacccatcgtgctcgttaaTATccaagtgatcaaggatcctatccagtctatttttaaatgttcccaaactttcagcttctaccacatcgctgggtagtttattccagattgtgacgcctctctgtgtgatgaactgtctcctgttttccgttttgaatgtcttgaagcccaatttccatttgtgtccccgggtgcgtgtgtccctgctgatctggaaaagctcctctggtttgatgtggtcgatgcctttcatgattttgaagacttggatcaagtccccacgtagtctctgttccagggtgaaaaggttcagttcctcagtctctcagtaggactttcccttcagacctggaataagtctggttgctctcctctgaactgcctctagagcagcgatatctttcttgaagtgtggagcccagaactgtccacagtatccagatgagctctaactagtgcattgtacagtctgaacatcactgcccttgttctcaattctacacttttgacaatataccctagcattgtgtttgcctttttttttgcttccccacactgtttggatggagaaagtgaggagtccacgtagactcctaggtctttctcatgcgttacttcatctagttctattcctcccatagtgtaattatagtggacatttttgttacctgcatgtattaccttgcacttgtccacattgaatttcatctgccaggtgtcggcccacaactgaatattatcgaagtccctctgaatagcctgtgctgccaagactgtatctgctaagccgcctattttagtatcatctgcaaatttgacaagtttgctaactatcccagagtccagatcattaatatagattagaaaaagcacaggccctagtactgatccctgtggaactccactaacaacctcactccagttagaagcgactcctctaatcgacaccctctgcttcctagacatcaaccagttcataatccatctacttacattaccctgaatgcctacagcttccaatttgaggatcagtctttggtgtggaaccttatcaaaagctttttggaaatctaagtatatcatatcatatgctttcacgtgatctacagctgcagttgcacgttcaaaaaactctaataaattagtaagacatgatctgcctcgtctaaacccatgttgactatctccaagaatatggttttcattaagatgctcctttattttctgtctaatcattttctccaacattttacaggtgatgcagttgagactgattggtctgtaatttcctggctcagttttgtcccctttcttgtggattggtatgacatttgctgtcttccagtcagttggcacatcccctgttctaagtgtcatttggaatatttgagttagcggcctataaataatttccctcatttctttaagtactgttggaaatatcccatctggcccaggtgatttgtttgtttttaattctgctagtccctttagtacctcctcctcatttatcctgatctctcttagggtttgactggactgattgtcaacctgtggaatgtcatctgtttttccttttgtaaaaacctttgtgaaatactcatttagaacatttgccacatcttgttcattttccaatagacctccatttttgccctttatctgtttcacttcctcctttattgaccgcttgctgttgtaatattgaaaaaagctctttgcattagttttagctccaagagctttctttctttctatttccctctttgctttcctgatccctttcttaagatctctttgcagctcaacatattctatgtattttgttttgtcaccatcccttttgtatgcgctatatacaacattttctttctcttgatattttttgcatacctctattaaaccattttggccagtgttttttggtcctcaatttgctcaAAAATAAAAGTGATCAATTAACACTAATGACCAATCACGCCCCGCCCGTGacactaactttcacagttacgcagacgacacacaattatatctgtcagtaaatcctaacaccATAGATTTAGATAAACTAATCTGCTGTcagtctgagattaaaacatggatgacaatacattttcttttgcttaattctgacaaaacagaagtcctaattttaggagacaaaaatcgaactgttcatcatgcactgacaaaactgagtaatgataactttaatttctcccctaaggagatggcacaaaacctgggtgtcatctgtgatcataatcttttgaatcacacattcacaatgtgtcgagatcttccttcctccagctcagAAACagtgctagactaagacaattcctctcgttacaggacagtGAGAAATTGattcacgcatttgttacatctagattggattactgtaatgccattctgtcaggcagcacaaacagctatttctgcacttcagtccaaaatgctgctgcaggaatcctaactgaaacagaaacacatgaacacatcactccagtattggcttctcttcactggctgcccgtgcgctacaggatagactttaaagttctcttaataacatttaaagcactaaagggactggcacctccctacctaaaagatctccttatcgaatacactccaggtcggccactgagatcccaggaagccggttacttagtgctccctaaaatacacaagaaaaccacaggtggtcgagcattcagttatagggccccgaagctgtggaacgatcttccagccaatgtaagagatgccccctctgtcttagcctttaaatgtcctgcactgcatgaccagtatctgagcacgactgccctcttgtcttccagcaacagcccccactgagggtccaacgaggcacctcgtcccccaccatggaagtctgatgaggcacaacccatcccagaggCACCTCACCACAGAGggccaacggggcatccacacccaaggtctgacgagtcATCGCCACCCTAAGTCCAACCCCCGATGGccggcgagaggcctcctccagaggaagagcacagccagcagcaccgataaagaactttctgatctccttgctgctgtaataactacactgcctggaggggaggcagccattaggcctgggccctaagccgtggacccccagagattaatTTTCACTTTCTTGTACTTTTTGGGGTTGACTGACCATAACAGATTCAGATTCTCTTTTCTGACAATGTGATGAATGATAACTACTTAATGTTTGTCTTTTCATTTGcaggttttaatttatattttaattttgatctAATGAAAAATAGTGAAAGTTAGTTAAGTTAAATATGAATATCATATTGTAAAAGGACTGGATACACATCTGCCATGGAGAGGGCAAAGTGCACACTGCTCGATCTCAACCACACCAGCCcagacacagcacagctcacacacagcacagctcatacacagcacagctcacacacagcacagcccagacacagcacagctcacacacagcacagctcacacacagcacagctcacacacagcacagcccagacacagcacagctcacacacagcacagcacagacacagcacagctcacacacagcacagcacagacacagcacagcccagacacagcacagctcacacacagcacagctcacacacagcacagctcacacacagcacagcccagacacagcacagctcacacacagcacagcacagacacagcacagctcacacacagcacagcacagacacagcacagcccagacacagcacagctcaCACTCAGCACAGCCCAGACACAGCACAATCcagacacagcacagctcacacacagcacagcccagacacagcacagcacagacacagcaaAGCCCAGACACAGCAAAGCCcagacacagcacagctcaCACACACCACAGCCCAGACACAGCACAATCcagacacagcacagctcacacacagcacagctcacacacagcacaacccagacacagcacagctcacacacagcacagcgcagacacagcacagcccagacacagcacagctcacacacagcacagcccacacacagcacagcccagACACAGCACAATCAAGACACAGCACagctcacacacagcacagcccagACACAGCACAATCcagacacagcacagctcacacacagcacaatcCAGACACAGCACAATCcagacacagcacagctcacacacagcacaatccagacacagcacagctcaGATATGGGGAATACTTAGTTTATTGAAGATTAGGAGCTTTCAATTGAAAGGCAATTACAGGTATTCCAACTTGATTTCCTCAAGTTGTAGCAACGCATACATGTGTGCAGGTGATTGAATGCCAGGGTTCTTCAATCTCCCACTGAAGCCACGTTGTCACTAGTGTCTCTGGTGCCTCTCTGTACGGCAGAAAAATGGCATGGCTTCATGGCAGGTGTGGTCACTCCAGCCTTCGGCCTCTGCAGAAAGAAAACAGGAAAATGCTACCATCAGGGGATAGGAATCTACGAGCAAAAGGCAAAGAGAACATGACCAAATGTGCAAGGAAGTGGAAAAGCACACAAGAGGATCATCGGCTATGTTCAAATCTATCTCACCCCTGGTGCATTACTGTGGCATTACTCTGCATTATAGCGCCGGTCTCCGAGCAGCATGCCGGAGAAGAGAGAGGAGCCTTTGATCGGGCATAAAGACTTCACGTGTGTGTTAAGCGTGTGCAGTCAGATCCTCCCACCCCTCCTCTTCTGGGAGCCACAGAGCATGTGCAGGCATGACCCAGAGTTGCACGCTCTATCTCTGCACCACACTGCCTACGTCAGGGACCCCAGCTGCCCCGTCTAGCCCTTCATCTCCACTACAGCCCAGGAGAGCTGGGAAAAGgtgccatacctccgacgttcATTTCCAGACAGTGGGCCAGTCCAGCCTCATCGTCGGGTTGCCCATGGTTCCAGTTGGTGTAGACCAACGGTGTACCGTCATTCCACAGCCACACTCCCTCCTATAGACGTGAGATacaggggagggggggtgttAGCAGGTTAATGTAATGTCAGAGGGACAATATAGTGTGAGAGTTCTTTGAACactcaactgcagctgtagatacatatttagattttcaaaaagcttttgataaggtttcacaccaaagactgatcctctaattggaagctgtaggcattcagggtaatgtaagtagatggattatgaactggttgatgtctaggaaacagagggtgtcgattagaggagttgcttctaactggagtgaggttgttagtggagttccacagggatcagtactagggcctgtgcttcttctaatctatattaatgatctggactctgggatagttagcaaacctgtcaaatttgcagatgatactaaaataggtggctcagcagatacaatctcggcagcacaggctattcaaaggcacttagataatattcagttgtgggccgacacctggcagatgaaattaaatttgattcaagtcttcaaaatcatgaaaggcatcgaccacatcaaaccagaggagcttttccagatcagcagggacacacgcacccgggggacacaaatggaaattgggcttcaaggcattcaagacagaaaacaggagacacttcttcacacagagaggcgtcacaatctgaacaaactccccagcgatgtggctgaagagacaatttgggatcattcaaaaacagactggataggatccttgatcacttagttattaatggtcaccaaacgagcatgatggggcgaaggGCTTCATCTCGTTTgtaaaactttcttatgtttcttatgaaaGTCATTTAACATGTCACGTGGCATTCAAACTCATATTGTCCGTTGAATCGTTCGGTTTGTCTTGTATTTCTGTCAACAAGGGAAGAAAATGGCCATGCATGAACTGTGCCTGGGTGATCCTTGTAAGTTTCTGAACTGGATGTCTTGGCTGGTAAACACACCTCCACACTTGAGGACACAGCCCCACTCATCTTTGCCAAGAGGCCTCCAGGTCAGATGTATGGAGAGACCGAGGGGCCTCTAGGACAGATGTGTGGAGAGACCAAGGGGTCACCAGAACAGATGTGTGGAGACACCGAGGGGCCTCCAGGATAGATGTGTGGAGTGCCTCTTCAGCTCTGCAGTGCATCAGTCAGACTGGGGTTCTGTACTAACTAACCCTGTTTCTGGTTGGAGACCCCCAGACTATCCTGTCCCTCCCCAGCTCAGTTCACACCGCAGGTGCACTTTACCTTGTGTGCATCGGAGCCGCCCAGCCAGACTTTGGGAGTGTCAGTTTCGTTGTGGTGTTGGTCGATCTGAGCCAGCAGGAAGGTGTTTTCCGCTGGAGTGTGCACAGAGGCCAGGTTTCCACCCAGTTTCTGGCAGTGCAgctgggcagagagagagagaatgggagagaggaagagagacagagagggagagagggagagattgtcAAAATGTTCTCCAGACACgatgcaattaaattaaaaggtgCTGATGATACATATCAAAAtggattattattgttttgtgcgTGAATTGGAGTCGGTTTACAAATGGCAGCAGACCATGTGACCCAGTTGGACTCTGTATTCTGCCTGCTCTCTCAAAGAGCTTCAGCACTTTCATTTCTGTgtcattgctattattattatcatcatcatcatcatcatcgttatTCTGGTGGTTATTACTGTGAACCCAGAGACTGCAttggttgttcttgttgtgtgtCGTGGTTTATGGAGGAGTAGACATCAGAGTACTTCACTTCCTCAGTTCAGTTCAGCGCCTGTGATAACTGAACGCTTTTGCTGCCTATTTATAAGACTTTACAGGTATTTGACTACTTGAGTTGAGTTTGATGCTCAGGTCTGTGTTCATTTTTTCACAATGTCTGTGTTACTCTCATTCCTCATCCCTCAAGCTTGGGGACAGGATGTATAATGTTTATGCCTTTCAATTCCTGCCATGCTCATTACCTCTGCATCAATCCAGGCCTTCTTCTCCTCTACATATTCAAAGCAATGGTCTTTGAAACCGGCCCAGCCCACTGGACACCCACACTCCCTGGCAATATCTGTGgaacaacacacaaacagaggAGTGGAGTGAGACGGGGCTTGTCCACATCTGGAGTTAACCTGCAGTCAAGGCAATTCACCAAGAGTTTCAAACCCATTTGTGCCCCAGTTACAATCCCCCCTGTGGCTTCTGACAACACTCTGAACTGTTTCTCCATAACTGGGAAATTACCACAGCAGTGAGAGCTGGGCTGTAAGTCTGTGCTGGGGTCCTTCATATACAGTAGCAACTAAATGTGATTCTTCTGCAAAATATACAAGACTGACTGGAGAAATGTCTTTTATTACCATTAGTATGTTTCCCATACCTACAGGACCACATCCTTCTTAAACAACCCTGCAACCTCCCCACCATCAGCCCTGCCCTTCAGGAAGAGGGAAAGAGACGGAGAAGCACTAACCTCTATGAAAATGTCCTGTAAAAATTAATTCAAAAGTAGAATTACAATCAAACAAATTAAGTAAAAATGTAAGTTATGTAATTAAAGTGAATGAAGAAGGAACCCGAGGGGAAAGCTCTCACCTGCGTGTCCATGTCCTGTGAAGAATTAGGaagtacaaatataaatacattttaatcagaTTCCCTTCATTATTAATTCAACATATCACTGAAAAACAGGGAAAGCAATGAGAGAGAGCACACAGTTAACCACAGAAGTGCATACTGAGACCTGCTATAACCAGAGGAAACCATAGTCTCAGCAGAAGATCTGGGGCCAGTTACTCAAACATAGACTAAGTCTTTGTCTTAGTCTAATTATAAGTCAAACTAAAGATAGACACTCAGCTAAAACGTTTGCATAAAACGGCTGttccttagactggtcttatTTAGTCAGTCatgcagtgcattctgggaattgTAAGACATTTAAAGACAAGAAAAAACATGGCGGACGTTTATCTTAAACAGTGATGAGTAACAGAAAATCTATTCTAGTTAGTGAGGCCATTTTCTGAAACTTGCACTGATGCACTCAAACACAAGGCGTGGcataaaataactgaaaagtTAAGTGTCAACTCACTTTGTGTgcactgtaaaaaacaaacaaaatcgaAGGATGaatatgcaaaaacaaatatcCGTGTAGTGGAGGAGGACCCCTCTCAAAACGTAAATGGACTACAGGATTGGTTATTGAACTCGTTGGGGTAGGGGACAATGTTTGGGTGGATTGCCGGTGGGCAGGAGAGCGGGGTGTGTGTGAGCCAGTGGGAGGAGTCAGCATCAGTGTCGTCATAGTCTCAGGAAAGCAGTTTCAATGGAAAGATAGACTTTAATTCTATGTTAACCTGAGGGAGGGGAGGCTAaaaagagatggagatggagggaaagagagagagaaagacttaCCTTTATGTTCATGCCCTgtaccaaagaaaaaaaaagtcaaattacaatttaaaaagctgaTGTAATTAAAGTGAATTAAACACTGAGATCCATTTCTAGTCTGCGTCAAAAGTCAGTCATTCAGATGCAGCACGTTAATGTTAACACGTTAATTAAAGTAAAAGTGTCCTTTAAAGTGGGACAACGATGGTGAATGAGTAACAGGAAGTGTTTCAAATGGGAGGGATGAGGAGGATTGGGAGAGTAAACTGCCACATAAAACATGAGCTGAGCAATTACAGCATATTTTCTTCTGATCGTATGGACTTTCCTCGCACTACTGGTAGTCAATGATGTGACCTAGTTACAGACAGCTTCCCTCCCAGGGTGTAGCATTGCAGGTCCCAGCCTTGCTAGGATGTGAACAGGACGTCCTAGCGCTCCGCACCACAGCTCCCAGCAACAGAGCGACAAATCCGCCGGGCCAAGAGACGAGCCTCCCGCTGCGGGAGATTCATACACTCCACTGAATTCAGAGGGATTACGTGCTCAAGTTAGGGTGACACCCCCATTGGGAGACCGGTCTTTTGGCCCAGCGGGCTGATGGCAGCAGTGGTGTGGAGTGCTAGGAGGTGCGCTGTGACAGCGCTGTTACACATGCTACACAGGGTCATTCTGGAGCCACAGCAGCATTGAATCAACCCCCCAGCTGCCCTGACATCACCCACACTGCCGGTGAGGAAGAAGGAGACAGAGGGGAAAGTTCTCACCTGCATGCCCGTGTCCGTGTCCTGTGCCAACAAGGAAATAAGAAAGTCATTAGATTTCCTAAATGGTTAAATCATTATAGTgaataaaacactgaaatgcaCGTTTAAGAAACACACTaacctggatgtgcatcccctGTACAAGAAATGAGACAAAAAGGAAACAATGAGAGAGAATAGAGCTTCCTAACCTCACCCACACCGCCGGTCAGGAAGAAGGAGACCGAGGGGAAAGTGCTCACCTGAATGTCCGTGTCCGTGTCCGTGTCCGTGTTCTGTGCCAACAAGGAAATAAGATAAAATAGAGTTAAATAGAAGTCAACTGATTCAATTAGGAATTGATTAATGAACTAATTAGTAGTACATGTACTAACCTGGATGTGCACCCCCTGTTGAAAAAAGGGAAGCAATGAGAGAGAGCACACAGTTATCCACAGAGAAGCGCACGCTGGACGGGGCTGGCGGGGGCTCAGTGTGATTACTGGTGGAGCCAGAGGAAGCCATAGTGTcagcagtgagagcagggctgccAGTCTGAGCTGGGTGCCTCCTATACAACAGCAACTTCATCACTatcttgtgttgttgttttaatctgtGAGGCACTCTGTGGCAAAGGGGGCAATAAAAACTGATTGATTGAACTAAATGTGATTCTTCTCCAAAATGTACAAGACTGGACAAATGCCTTTGTATCAATTGCTATGTATCTCAGGGTTCATACCTACAGGAGCACATCCTCTTTAAAGCAATCCCTCAACCTCCCCGCCATTATCAGCAGTGCCCTTCAGGAAGAGCGAAACAGACAGTAATACACTCACCGTCATGTCCGTGCGCTGtgacaacacaaaaacaaacaagggaAAAGTGAATATATAATCACCAAATCACTAAATAATGTAAGTGAATTTTGATTAAACATATTAAGGGCAAGACCTCATTAAAACTTATACCCACCCTTAAATCGGgaagtacaaatctgtacccttCTGTGGTTTAAGTTATTGTTAAAATCCACTTCATACcatttagaaatcaaaacacaatgGGGTACAACTTCCCATTTTGTTATGCGCTGtagggtcaatgttttgatttggtttagcCCAGGGGCGTCCAAGTCTTTTCAATACTGGGCTGCGTGATCTGAAATCCATATGTGTGCGTGCTGGATAAACTGAACTTGAACagctcaaaataatgtaatgaattACATGTAGCTTCAATTACAATTACTTATTGATCAACCCTGCTGTCATTACACCTGGCAGCAGTCAGTCACACAGTGGAAGCGGTGGGCAGGCGATTCGACCGTACTGCACAGCCAGAGCATGTGTGCCGGCTAATCAGGCAAGAAACCAATTGCTAAAACTCTCAGCTGGGTTGTATTTGgcccgtatatatatatatatatatatatatatatatatatatatatatatatatatatatgtatttcaatgCCCATATATTTTTCCAAATTAACACAAACGCTtgtgattaatttgaaatataaatttgattgtttctgtgtttgaaTAATACACCTATCCATGTATATTTTCGTCCATCAACTGTATATAAGTTtgtgatattttaaatatattgtttaaagtATTCCCATCACAGTCTAATTTATATGGGCCATGTCTTCAAATCTATGCTTTTCCATATATGGTTCTTCTGTAGGGGATGAAACAAGCAAATGCACTTCTAGTACAAGTACTGACCTGGATGATCACCCTCTGTaagtaaatgaaaagaaataaaaaggtcaaaggtcagtcATACTGATGCTGCAGTAGGTTAATAACATGTTGTTAATTCAAGTGAAAGTGTCCTGTGGGACA
It contains:
- the LOC136761037 gene encoding ladderlectin isoform X1, whose product is MRALITALLCAALTLSALADDEHAAPGQSGGEHPAHGHDGGAHPEHAHTGDAHPGHGHAEGDHPAHGHDGGAHPEHGHGHGHGHSGDAHPGHGHGHAGHEHKGHGHAGHFHRDIARECGCPVGWAGFKDHCFEYVEEKKAWIDAELHCQKLGGNLASVHTPAENTFLLAQIDQHHNETDTPKVWLGGSDAHKEGVWLWNDGTPLVYTNWNHGQPDDEAGLAHCLEMNVGEAEGWSDHTCHEAMPFFCRTERHQRH
- the LOC136761037 gene encoding lactose-binding lectin l-2 isoform X6, giving the protein MRALITALLCAALTLSALADDEHAAPGQSAHGHDGGAHPGDAHPGHGHAEGDHPAHGHDGGAHPEHGHGHGHGHSGDAHPGHGHGHAGHEHKGHGHAGHFHRDIARECGCPVGWAGFKDHCFEYVEEKKAWIDAELHCQKLGGNLASVHTPAENTFLLAQIDQHHNETDTPKVWLGGSDAHKEGVWLWNDGTPLVYTNWNHGQPDDEAGLAHCLEMNVGEAEGWSDHTCHEAMPFFCRTERHQRH
- the LOC136761037 gene encoding lactose-binding lectin l-2 isoform X4 is translated as MRALITALLCAALTLSALADDEHAAPGQSAHGHDGGAHPEHAHTGDAHPGHGHAEGDHPAHGHDGGAHPEHGHGHGHGHSGDAHPGHGHGHAGHEHKGHGHAGHFHRDIARECGCPVGWAGFKDHCFEYVEEKKAWIDAELHCQKLGGNLASVHTPAENTFLLAQIDQHHNETDTPKVWLGGSDAHKEGVWLWNDGTPLVYTNWNHGQPDDEAGLAHCLEMNVGEAEGWSDHTCHEAMPFFCRTERHQRH
- the LOC136761037 gene encoding lactose-binding lectin l-2 isoform X5; this encodes MRALITALLCAALTLSALADDEHAAPGQSGGAHPEHAHTGDAHPGHGHAEGDHPAHGHDGGAHPEHGHGHGHGHSGDAHPGHGHGHAGHEHKGHGHAGHFHRDIARECGCPVGWAGFKDHCFEYVEEKKAWIDAELHCQKLGGNLASVHTPAENTFLLAQIDQHHNETDTPKVWLGGSDAHKEGVWLWNDGTPLVYTNWNHGQPDDEAGLAHCLEMNVGEAEGWSDHTCHEAMPFFCRTERHQRH
- the LOC136761037 gene encoding lactose-binding lectin l-2 isoform X3, with the protein product MRALITALLCAALTLSALADDEHAAPGQSGGEHPAHGHDGGAHPGDAHPGHGHAEGDHPAHGHDGGAHPEHGHGHGHGHSGDAHPGHGHGHAGHEHKGHGHAGHFHRDIARECGCPVGWAGFKDHCFEYVEEKKAWIDAELHCQKLGGNLASVHTPAENTFLLAQIDQHHNETDTPKVWLGGSDAHKEGVWLWNDGTPLVYTNWNHGQPDDEAGLAHCLEMNVGEAEGWSDHTCHEAMPFFCRTERHQRH
- the LOC136761037 gene encoding lactose-binding lectin l-2 isoform X2, coding for MRALITALLCAALTLSALADDEHAAPGQSGGEHPAHGHDGGAHPEHAHTGDAHPGHGHAEGDHPAHGHDEHGHGHGHGHSGDAHPGHGHGHAGHEHKGHGHAGHFHRDIARECGCPVGWAGFKDHCFEYVEEKKAWIDAELHCQKLGGNLASVHTPAENTFLLAQIDQHHNETDTPKVWLGGSDAHKEGVWLWNDGTPLVYTNWNHGQPDDEAGLAHCLEMNVGEAEGWSDHTCHEAMPFFCRTERHQRH